The genomic interval CGACAtccattttattttactttttataaaattagtcatTCAATTTCTTACCTAAAATACAAAATCAACCTTATATAGCTCGAGTGCATTTGAATAGAAAAGACCCTCTCTTTTATGCcaagtttctatttttttgaattattaaaatacaaaagcACAAGAGGCATGGATAGCCATCGCTCTCACATACCGAACCTATTCATATTACGTGCCCAAATTTATTGCTTTGTCGCGTTGATCGTTTCTTGGTATTGTTCAAAAGAAGCAAAAAGGACATACTCTTGTATTATTGTCATTCTGCTTTTTCAAACTTTGTTTATAGAGTGACAAAGAAAGAACACGAACCAAGGAAACACCCAACTCTTTCTTGtgcttttctcttctttttatgCTTTATGCTTTACTCACTGCAAAAGTGAAAACGCCCATTTGAATGCACACCACAAAGAAAGGTAGAAACTGACAGAATGAGGGGTCCTCTTTTGGAACTTTTCTTTCTTGCTCACTAGGCAAATCATCTCCTTTTGATCCTTTCTCCAATCCAACCAAAGATGTTAATAAAATCattcattcaattcaattcaattccagTGTCCATCTTTGACTGTATGTACAGTTGTTTATCCCCACCACGGTCAAATTTGAATCCTTCCACTCCACATGCATACACATTTTTCTATTCCCTATATACCCTTCTCCACAACATTAACAaaaagcaataaaaaaaattctcatcaCATGCCCTATGATGCATTGCATGTACAAGTACAACTATTGTTGACAAACTCTCCCTCCtaatgggaaaaaaaaaaaaaaaaaaaaaaaaaaaaaacccaaaaaaaaaaaaaaaaaaaaaaaaaaaaaaaaaaaaaaaaaaaaaaaaaaaaaaaaaaaaaaaaaaaaaaaaaaaaaaaaaaaaaaaaaaaaaaaaaaaaaaaaaaaaaaaaaaaaaaaaagcatccGTGCATGTGGGACCTCAATCCATTTTGCAATGGCTAATGCTATGAGAAAAATTTAGCCACCAATAACAAATACCAAAGCCTCTTTTCCAAAATGTTAACAGCAACATTTCTTTTTGAGCTTTTTTTAAATCACCAATGTTTGCAGTACCAGCTCATATATTCTGATGCTAATTAAGGTGTCCCCATGCCGAAGTTGGTCCTGGTTCAATTCTCCTATTGTGTCTCTCTCCAAGCATGTTATTTGTCCTCTACAAAGATTCTGTGTATGAAATCCCTGAACCTTTTGGAGTATAGTTTGGGATCAACGGCTGAGATGGAGGTGGGGTCCACTTGTAGTGACTTGTATGCATGCTCTAGCTTTTTGCTAATATCATAATCTTGGAGAATGTCAATGATACCAAAATAAAGGATTACATCAGAGATCTCACCACCACTACTCTCTGAAGGGGTAGATTTGCTACTTCCAGTACTTGTGTGCTGATCCAATCCAGCTTTACACACTCTCTCGGCTCTTGCAGGCATGTTTATTCCCAGCCGGATTAGAGGTCCCCTGGTATATCAAGAATCATAGTTGATaattcaaatcaaatatttgcATAATTAGGATGTAACTAGATTCTAAACCttgagttaaattttttttcaaataaattgtaACTTTTAATTTCCTTTGTTGCATAGACTAGATAGTCAAGTGTAATTAAAACCCTGTAATTATatcttagaatttttttttaaaaaaaaactaatgcaTATCAGAAACAACGACAATGTTTATATGTCACTGGCCCACAAATATATTTCCTAAGCCTAAATCCTAGCAAACACCATTGCTCCCTCAATATCATTTCAACTAACAAATAGCTTTGCAAAGAAGGTTTTGCCCTTTTCTGTAAGATCAAACGACAGCTCAAGCATTTGTTGTCAACAAAACTTATATAACTTGGCAGTGACAACACAAGTTGATGTGGTCCATCTCAACCAACAGGGTCATATTCAGAAAGGGATACAACTATGCCACTACTAAATCATAGATAGAGAGGAATGGAGGCTGCTAATTCATCTGCCACAGATTTATTTTTCTACATGATTAGTGGTCATATATTCTTTGTAATTTGCATGCACATGGGCCATATTCCTTAGTTTAGGGTGGAAGCATTTTGCTTCTGTTTGTATTATTATGCCTGGGTCCAGATAGGCTAAAGCTCAAGAACACGGCACATGTATAAAAGTGAAAGAAATGACTAGCAATGGACGCAAGTGGTAGAGACAAAATGCTATATcccaaataaataatattttcataaaataaaatgtagcAATAGAAAATGGCCCATGTCACCTGAATCCAAATTCCCTCTAGTGACTTTAATTTCTACAACAACTATGGATTGGAATTCACATAACAGCTTACGCTAATAATAGAACTGTATCAGCATTTTTAAATCCCCAAACCTTGTCTCTTTGGGACTATAAAAGGAAAATTCAAGGAGGACAATCTTAGCAGTTCATTTTTGCAATTTCATAAGGATTTATTTATCATGttgaaacaacaaaaacaatcaGATATGGGGATAAAGAGGAGGGCATACCGGCCTATAGGTATCCACTTCATGTCCTGCATGCCGTCGCTTTGCATGTCCCTCTGGCCTGCCAAATCCATAATCCCACAAATTATTTTAACTCTTGTGGTTCCAATTAATTCACATGAAAGGAAATGTGGAAACAGGATAGGAGGAATTAAGAAGACATATACCTGAACACAACCCATTGGATGGATTTTTTGTTTCGTTAGTTGAGTCATCATCGCGAAAATGAAGGCCAATGAGAAAGCTATAATCCATTATTCCCTCTGCTTCCAGAAACTCACAGTCTCTATCAAGTTGCCTGAGAAAAAGTCATTACAAAATACCAACTCTAAGAACATCATAAAAATGCTAAAAGTAAACAAAATATTCCACCAGGGCCACAGTGAAGATTCTGTACCATTTAAGCTCTTGAAACCAAGACTGCTCCAAGCGAAAAACAAAACTAAGATCAAGGTCTTTGAGAGTAGTAGTCTCATCAATCTCCTTACGAGGTTTATCTGTTGTACGACCATGAGAAGAACCTTTGAGGTCAAACCGTTTATGAATCCGATACTCCGAACAGAACACATTGCCCATCACAATAAACCGAGTCTGTTTTACCATAAAGTATTCATTATATTATGACAAACATTCATATAGTATTGAAGTTTGGtgcaaaatttaaatttgataatccAAACCTTTTGACCTCCAATAGGTTTGACACAATGAACTCCCAGGAATTTCGTAACTAACGAGTTCTTGTACTGAGAAACATGTTGAAAGTAACTGGGAAGCATCCTAATGAGCACCTGACATGGCCACCAACTAATCATTGAAAAACAGATAAAAAAAGCATGGTGGCCAAAAGCTGGAAAGTGAGATTTCACCTTGCACATTATAGGTTTTATAGTTTTCTCATCAAATATAATGCTTCTTCAAAAGGCTAGCAACTAACCTTGACTTCAGACTTCTTCAATGTCTTGATAATAAATCGGTCATCATGAGTAAGGTAAAAGAAGCTTCCACTTTTGCCAGGAGAAGACATTTCCCTCAATGTATCATTGCCACAAATAGCAAGCATGTAATCCGCAGGATCTATCGCAAATAACTCCCTCAGATGCCTGTATACCCAACAAGGAAACAAGTTCCCACAAAGATAAGGACGTAATTAGTATGCAACTATGCACTGAAAAGCTTTGGCTTTGCTtagagatcaaaataaaaaaggttaaaaaagaaacaaaataaaacatcaatcaACATTCAACAGAAACTAGAATATCAATCAACATTCAACATAAACAAAATTGATATCGAAAAAATCAGACACCTGAACACCACGGGACAGTAGTCTTTCCACCTAAAGTCTACAGACTGATGCGGCGGCGTAAACTTAGAGCCTTCCGGAGGGAACCTTGTCCAGAACTTCTCCTTTGGATCAAAATCTCCTTGCTTAAGCTCTCGAGGCACCGAAGCATGCTTCCCAACACAGTatctaaaacaaaaacaacaccAAAATTTCATGAGAACGCCAAATTAAACACACTAAATTAAACTGCAAAACACTAAAACCAACAATGTAGACAACACAAAACAACACACCTAATACCCAATTGAAGATTAAGTATCAAATCATAATTCTTATGCCCCTTAGAAACAGTATAACCAGGTTTCTTAACATCCCCGTCGATGGAATAAAAAGGACTCTTGGGCAAAAACTTTGAAGTTCCATATCCAAACCCTGAAAAATCTCCACCACCATTCTCTGATTCACTACCATCTCTATAAAACATACAAGCTTCCACATTATCAACAATATCACAAGTTATATCCCCAGCTTCACCGTCAAGTTCCCAAATACAAATCCTAGGAAAACTGACACTCTTAGAACCATCCACAGAAACAGAGACCCTCTTATTCACATTCCTTTCATTCCCATTCTCATTCCCCCAATTCCCCGCTGAAACACTACCATCACGCCACGTAAACACACCTTTCCCTTTTGGAACTCCGTTATCCCAACAACCTTCGTAACGGTTACCGTTCTTCCACGTCAGCATTCCGTTACCAGATATAGCACCACATTTCCACTCTCCAACATACTCGTTACCGTTTTTCCACATATACCTACCTTCTCCTTCTTGTAAATTGAACCTCCACCATCCTTCATATACATCACCATTAGCGTAACATTTCTCTCCGAAACCGTGTTTCCGATCAGAAATCCACGAACCTCTGTAGGTATCGCCTTCTACACCAACGAATGTTCCGTGACCTTGCATTCTACCAGAGACGAATTCGCCTTCGTAAGTTGCTCCTGAAGGCCACGAAAACTTTCCTTTACCACacgcttttcctttcttccatTCTCCTTCATACATGCATCCATCGGACCATACGTATTTTCCTTTGCCGTGTGGCGCGTTTCCCGAGAGGCTTCCGCTGTATACGTCGCCGTTTGGAAGTTGTTTTTCTACTGTTGTTGGTGTCACGCGCCGTGTTCGCGGTGGTCGACGGCACGGTGCTGCTACTACTACAACTTCCATCTCCTCTTTTACTCCTTCTCGTTTTTCTTCTGATACAGTGAGCAGTGTCTCTTGCATTTCTTTTTGTTTCTGTATGCGTCGATTTCGGAGGAGAATGGTCACCGCGGCGGCGGAGGCGACATTTTCCGGTGGTTACTGTTGTTACCGTTTGAAGCGTGGAATGTCACGAGACAGAGTGGTTtgaacaaaagaaaagaaaaataataataataatatactaacAGGTAAATGCTAAGATTGGCAATTTTGGAGGAGGAGTGTAGAAGCACTACTTTCTTCTTTCtttactttaatttaattaattaatagcaATAATTTGTAAGTTTGAGATTTGGAGTGGAGTATGTTTTTGTGGGTAGTGGTGTAAAGTGTAATGTACTAATTCCAATATTCCACGTGaatttgagtagtggattgtgctAATTTCTCATCGTCCCTTCCTTGTCCTCCTCCTCGGGACCTCAAATTTTGTTGTGTGATCTAATGGAATGGATTCATAGGGTATGCTTTATTATTCATTCACCTACAATTCCTTTCCTACGGTTCTGTTTACTTTTATGCCAACAGCTGGTAGatattttcttccttttatttcttcttttctttttctaggTACAGCAGCCAGCCAGGCATTTTCTTTGTTGCTATGCAAGTCAAACCGCCAAAAACCCAACctctcctatttttatttttcaaatatgacGCGTGGACACTAATAAATTCCATACACATTTCCAAATAGAAATGAGAATTATATGCTACTCCTCCATTcttatttacaagaaaaaatcGTTAATCTATTTAGTTgacattttatttcaaatatatattatattattaattttattcataCAAAAGTAATGatagaagagaaaataaaagttGAAGAATTAGAAGTGTCCAaaatgttttctatttttatgtaaGAATTCTAAAAGTGCATATTCTAACATATATTATTGAGTTTACTTTTTGATTggttgatttaaatttatcaaatcacTTATAACATGTTTCGAACCAATAGAAAATACATACACATAATTACGTAAAAGTTATAAGGTATAGTTCCTACAATCATAAATACGGAAACTTGGATCCAATTACTTGTTTAATTGATAAAGTTCTATGTGGATATAAAAAGTAGTCACAACAATTAAATAGacttgtaatttttatttgaatcgTGATTATCTAAATATGCATATGCTTGGTATATGTTTAATTTCATGATATAAGTAACTAAATTAAAGTGAAACAATCTCACacttaaatatttgttgatCTAAGAGTTTGTAAcaataatcataaaattttatcaactaatttttataagttctcattataatttataaaagcaatttataaaaagtaattttattttgttttatcttttatagtaaatataatttagaCAAATCATTTCGCAATAAATGTTATTAAACAACAATAATACatgtgtttaatttattttcatatactCATTTAATATTCTATATCATCTTCATCTCTATTCCTATCATGTGGGCTatcttttatcattttatttcttaaagtGTATATCTTAAGAAGAATCTTATGAAGTATtgacaatttttattaattaaattgtttatagaATTAGTCTAATtaatacaatattattattagagtTGATAGTTGGCATCACGTATAATCATGGAGGTGTTTAActtgttaaatttaaaaatcgcTAACGGAGTGATGGGATGATATGTTGCTCTATTCaaattttaatctttatctCAGTATGACAAAAGTCAATACAAATTTGAAACTCTGATTCGTGCCTTGGGATCAAGCAAGAGGATGTGTATTTGCAAATTGCAAACATATACTAATATATACTGGTGTCAAATGATGCGAAAAGTGTGTGATTCGTTCCCGTGTATGACGAACCTTATACATTCAATTTGGGCCTAGAATCTAAAATCAACGagttcataaaataattttataataatataacatttatcAGTGTTTTACAGATCAATAAATACACTTTGGTTACCTAACAAtcgaaaaacataaaataaattaaaaataaagaaattgtattgttaatataaaattattttacattgacTATTAATGACAATtcataacaacaacaactacAAAAATAACTccatttgatttaaaaattatattatgatGTGACAAATTCGATTCGAATAATTACGATAGAGTAtcaatgtaaaaatttaaatataaaatatagtttatattctctttagaataaaatataattaaaaataatatttaaaaaattaatgtatctaaTAGAGGCATCATCTTTctttaaatacatttttctttttatatttcattttaaaacaatattaaaaaatttaaatttaagatcgtaatattcaataaatttatccaacaaaactaaaattgagTTTTCTAGAACTTTTAcgcaatttaaattttatgagtcttttcatattaatttatttgtagttaGTCAAGAACGCAAAGTCTTTGTGGCAGAGTTTAGTCCTCGTGCCTTAAGTAAGAGTGTATATTTCtactttaaaatatcaaaatgaatataaaaatgtggtttatatatatatatatatatacctttttaaaaaaaattattacacatcacattgaaaaatacatattaaaatgttatattttatatcttcGAAATGTAACCACATAACGCATTATAAAATCACATCTTCATAATATAattatctataaattttaattttttttatttttcaataagaAATCGTATCCCTAAAATACAAGTATCtgtaaaatttaaactttagtGTGTGATTTTCATTCCGGTGATATTAAATTACCTTTGTCACAGTGAATGTAGCACTGCAATCCATAGTGGTGTCACTTCATAAACCATCATGGCAATCTATTTTTGAAGTGACtacaacaataaattttttcttttatagaaaaataataaatatatcagtaaattaataatacatttaaatagattaacaactaaatatgattaatatatataaattattaaaaattaaatatttaataaaaaatattaaaatttaatataataattataacagtaaaaaaatattatttatatttatttaaatagatcgATTTGACATATCTAAAAGACTTAAcctataatataattttagatgtttcaatattattatttaaaaaaaaaatctgataaAATCTGATGTAAATTAAACCGTAAATTTCTATGGATTAACTTGACCTATTTCTAATTTTC from Cicer arietinum cultivar CDC Frontier isolate Library 1 chromosome 5, Cicar.CDCFrontier_v2.0, whole genome shotgun sequence carries:
- the LOC101507936 gene encoding phosphatidylinositol 4-phosphate 5-kinase 1-like, with amino-acid sequence MQETLLTVSEEKREGVKEEMEVVVVAAPCRRPPRTRRVTPTTVEKQLPNGDVYSGSLSGNAPHGKGKYVWSDGCMYEGEWKKGKACGKGKFSWPSGATYEGEFVSGRMQGHGTFVGVEGDTYRGSWISDRKHGFGEKCYANGDVYEGWWRFNLQEGEGRYMWKNGNEYVGEWKCGAISGNGMLTWKNGNRYEGCWDNGVPKGKGVFTWRDGSVSAGNWGNENGNERNVNKRVSVSVDGSKSVSFPRICIWELDGEAGDITCDIVDNVEACMFYRDGSESENGGGDFSGFGYGTSKFLPKSPFYSIDGDVKKPGYTVSKGHKNYDLILNLQLGIRYCVGKHASVPRELKQGDFDPKEKFWTRFPPEGSKFTPPHQSVDFRWKDYCPVVFRHLRELFAIDPADYMLAICGNDTLREMSSPGKSGSFFYLTHDDRFIIKTLKKSEVKVLIRMLPSYFQHVSQYKNSLVTKFLGVHCVKPIGGQKTRFIVMGNVFCSEYRIHKRFDLKGSSHGRTTDKPRKEIDETTTLKDLDLSFVFRLEQSWFQELKWQLDRDCEFLEAEGIMDYSFLIGLHFRDDDSTNETKNPSNGLCSGQRDMQSDGMQDMKWIPIGRGPLIRLGINMPARAERVCKAGLDQHTSTGSSKSTPSESSGGEISDVILYFGIIDILQDYDISKKLEHAYKSLQVDPTSISAVDPKLYSKRFRDFIHRIFVEDK